From Ficedula albicollis isolate OC2 chromosome 5, FicAlb1.5, whole genome shotgun sequence, one genomic window encodes:
- the VASH1 gene encoding vasohibin-1: RARDCSRRKQSRALSRSARACLRGSALPGAPAEPSSSAALLGNGLQIPIPSVPVFQPSTPIPERLEAVQRYIRELQYNHTGTQFFEIKKSRPLTGLMDLAKEMTKEALPIKCLEAVILGIYLTNNMTTLDRFPISFKTHFSGNYFRHIVLGVNFGGRYGALGISRREELMYKAPVFRTLSELIFDFEEAYRRCWHTLKKVKLGHCVSHDPHSVEQIEWKRSILDLDKLSREDFRKELERHARDMRLKIGKGTGPPSPTKDRKKDVSSPQRGQASPHRRNSRGDRRPSGEKKPADSKAMPDLNGYQIRV, translated from the exons CGGGCCCGGGACTGCTCGCGCCGGAAGCAAAGCCGCGCTCTGTCTCGGAGTGCGAGAGCGTGTCTGcggggctctgccctgcctggggcgCCAGCAGAACCCTCTTCTTCTGCGGCCTTGCTGGGAAACGGACTTCAG ATTCCCATACCAAGTGTGCCTGTGTTCCAGCCGTCCACCCCCATCCCTGAGCGCCTGGAAGCTGTACAGCGCTACATCAGGGAGCTTCA GTACAATCACACTGGGACACAATTCTTTGAGATTAAGAAGAGCAGACCTCTGACTGG GCTGATGGACCTGGCCAAAGAAATGACCAAAGAGGCCCTGCCAATAAAATGCCTGGAAGCTGTGATCCTGGGAAT TTACCTCACCAACAACATGACCACACTGGACCGTTTTCCCATCAGCTTCAAAACCCACTTCTCAGGGAACTACTTCCGACACATCGTGCTGGGGGTGAACTTTGGCGGCCGCTATGGGGCACTGGGCATCAGCCGACGTGAGGAGCTGATGTACAAAGCGCCTGTCTTCCGCACACTGAGCGAGCTCATCTTTGACTTTGAGGAGGCCTATCGCCGCTGCTGGCACACGCTGAAAAAGGTGAAGCTGGGCCACTGTGTGTCCCACGACCCACACAGTGTGGAGCAGATTGAGTGGAAGCGCTCCATCCTGGATCTAGACAAGCTGAGCCGCGAAGACTTTCGCAAAGAGCTTGAGAGACACGCCCGTGATATGAGGCTGAAG ATTGGGAAAGGAACTGGACCACCATCTCCCACcaaggacagaaagaaagatgTCTCCTCCCCACAAAGAGGTCAGGCCAGCCCCCATAGGCGAAACAGCCGTGGGGACCGACG GCCATCTGGTGAGAAGAAGCCTGCCGATTCCAAAGCCATGCCAGACCTCAACGGGTACCAGATCCGGGTGTGA